A section of the Macadamia integrifolia cultivar HAES 741 unplaced genomic scaffold, SCU_Mint_v3 scaffold1945, whole genome shotgun sequence genome encodes:
- the LOC122065260 gene encoding polygalacturonase-like isoform X1, giving the protein MGLLTQLLPLFMLLCSYSCYSILQEDPFSNYLDEVSVYNTLVYPNYPNYFSTVDDREGDFESISKSLMNYKTEISTLEQLDQVGSLATSVTVVNVDDYGAKGDGRDDTEAFKNAWKAACSSSPSVLLVPQNKNYLLKPITFSGPCKSDLTLLIYGTIEASDDQEDYEHDRRYWLVFENIKHFKVEGGGTINGNGNIWWQNSCKVNKELPCNPAPTAITFLECKNLQVRNLNIKDSQQMHVVFQNCVNVHAFNLMITAPGNSPNTDGIHVTGAKNVLIRNCVIKTGDDCISIVSGSSKVHATDITCGPGHGISIGSLGAGNQEAHVLDVKVDKAKLYGTMNGVRIKTWQGGSGSAKKIKFQNVYMYNVTNPIIIDQNYCDQDEPCKEQYSAVQVQKVMYKNIKGTSASEVAMKFDCSKTFPCLGIYLEDISLVREGGTSAASCENVKWTQTGSVSPLCP; this is encoded by the exons ATGGGTCTACTAACACAACTACTTCCACTCTTTATGTTGTTATGTTCTTACTCCTGTTATAGCATTTTACAAGAGGATCCATTCTCTAATTATCTTGATGAAGTTTCTGTTTACAACACCCTGGTCTATCCTAATTACCCTAATTACTTTAGCACCGTCGACGATAGAGAAGGCGATTTCGAGTCCATTTCGAAGAGCCTCATGAActataaaactgaaatttctacATTGGAGCAGCTCGATCAAGTGGGTAGTCTTGCAACTTCAGTTACAGTAGTTAATGTAGATGATTATGGAGCTAAAGGTGATGGAAGAGATGACACAGAG GCATTTAAGAATGCTTGGAAGGCAGCTTGTTCATCTTCACCTTCTGTTCTTCTTGTGCCTCAGAACAAGAATTATCTTCTTAAGCCAATTACGTTCTCTGGGCCTTGCAAATCTGATCTCACATTGTTG ATCTATGGAACAATTGAAGCTTCAGATGATCAAGAAGACTACGAACATGATCGTCGATACTGGCTGGTATTTGAAAATATCAAACATTTTAAGGTtgagggtggtggaaccatcaatggaaatggaaatataTGGTGGCAAAATTCCTGCAAAGTCAACAAAGAGCTT CCTTGCAATCCTGCCCCCACG GCCATAACCTTTTTGGAATGCAAAAACTTGCAAGTAAGAAACCTCAATATCAAAGACTCGCAACAAATGCATGTTGTGTTTCAGAATTGCGTCAATGTCCATGCTTTCAATCTCATGATAACTGCACCAGGAAACAGCCCTAACACAGATGGGATTCATGTTACTGGGGCCAAAAACGTTCTGATCAGGAACTGTGTCATCAAAACAG GTGATGACTGCATCTCAATTGTAAGTGGGTCTTCAAAGGTTCATGCCACTGACATAACCTGTGGGCCAGGTCATGGGATTAG CATTGGAAGTTTGGGAGCTGGAAATCAAGAAGCCCATGTTTTAGATGTGAAAGTTGATAAAGCAAAACTTTATGGAACCATGAATGGAGTCAGGATCAAGACTTGGCAG GGAGGGTCTGGGAGtgcaaagaaaatcaaatttcaaaatgttTACATGTACAATGTCACAAATCCTATAATCATAGATCAGAACTACTGTGATCAAGATGAACCTTGCAAGGAACAG TACTCAGCAGTGCAAGTACAGAAAGTGATGTACAAGAATATTAAAGGGACAAGTGCTTCAGAGGTGGCCATGAAATTTGATTGCAGCAAGACCTTTCCATGTCTAGGGATTTATTTGGAAGATATTAGTCTGGTGAGAGAAGGAGGAACATCTGCTGCCTCATGTGAGAATGTGAAATGGACTCAAACAGGGAGTGTATCCCCACTTTGTCCTTGA
- the LOC122065260 gene encoding polygalacturonase-like isoform X2: protein MGLLTQLLPLFMLLCSYSCYSILQEDPFSNYLDEVSVYNTLVYPNYPNYFSTVDDREGDFESISKSLMNYKTEISTLEQLDQVGSLATSVTVVNVDDYGAKGDGRDDTENKNYLLKPITFSGPCKSDLTLLIYGTIEASDDQEDYEHDRRYWLVFENIKHFKVEGGGTINGNGNIWWQNSCKVNKELPCNPAPTAITFLECKNLQVRNLNIKDSQQMHVVFQNCVNVHAFNLMITAPGNSPNTDGIHVTGAKNVLIRNCVIKTGDDCISIVSGSSKVHATDITCGPGHGISIGSLGAGNQEAHVLDVKVDKAKLYGTMNGVRIKTWQGGSGSAKKIKFQNVYMYNVTNPIIIDQNYCDQDEPCKEQYSAVQVQKVMYKNIKGTSASEVAMKFDCSKTFPCLGIYLEDISLVREGGTSAASCENVKWTQTGSVSPLCP, encoded by the exons ATGGGTCTACTAACACAACTACTTCCACTCTTTATGTTGTTATGTTCTTACTCCTGTTATAGCATTTTACAAGAGGATCCATTCTCTAATTATCTTGATGAAGTTTCTGTTTACAACACCCTGGTCTATCCTAATTACCCTAATTACTTTAGCACCGTCGACGATAGAGAAGGCGATTTCGAGTCCATTTCGAAGAGCCTCATGAActataaaactgaaatttctacATTGGAGCAGCTCGATCAAGTGGGTAGTCTTGCAACTTCAGTTACAGTAGTTAATGTAGATGATTATGGAGCTAAAGGTGATGGAAGAGATGACACAGAG AACAAGAATTATCTTCTTAAGCCAATTACGTTCTCTGGGCCTTGCAAATCTGATCTCACATTGTTG ATCTATGGAACAATTGAAGCTTCAGATGATCAAGAAGACTACGAACATGATCGTCGATACTGGCTGGTATTTGAAAATATCAAACATTTTAAGGTtgagggtggtggaaccatcaatggaaatggaaatataTGGTGGCAAAATTCCTGCAAAGTCAACAAAGAGCTT CCTTGCAATCCTGCCCCCACG GCCATAACCTTTTTGGAATGCAAAAACTTGCAAGTAAGAAACCTCAATATCAAAGACTCGCAACAAATGCATGTTGTGTTTCAGAATTGCGTCAATGTCCATGCTTTCAATCTCATGATAACTGCACCAGGAAACAGCCCTAACACAGATGGGATTCATGTTACTGGGGCCAAAAACGTTCTGATCAGGAACTGTGTCATCAAAACAG GTGATGACTGCATCTCAATTGTAAGTGGGTCTTCAAAGGTTCATGCCACTGACATAACCTGTGGGCCAGGTCATGGGATTAG CATTGGAAGTTTGGGAGCTGGAAATCAAGAAGCCCATGTTTTAGATGTGAAAGTTGATAAAGCAAAACTTTATGGAACCATGAATGGAGTCAGGATCAAGACTTGGCAG GGAGGGTCTGGGAGtgcaaagaaaatcaaatttcaaaatgttTACATGTACAATGTCACAAATCCTATAATCATAGATCAGAACTACTGTGATCAAGATGAACCTTGCAAGGAACAG TACTCAGCAGTGCAAGTACAGAAAGTGATGTACAAGAATATTAAAGGGACAAGTGCTTCAGAGGTGGCCATGAAATTTGATTGCAGCAAGACCTTTCCATGTCTAGGGATTTATTTGGAAGATATTAGTCTGGTGAGAGAAGGAGGAACATCTGCTGCCTCATGTGAGAATGTGAAATGGACTCAAACAGGGAGTGTATCCCCACTTTGTCCTTGA
- the LOC122065260 gene encoding polygalacturonase-like isoform X3, whose amino-acid sequence MGLLTQLLPLFMLLCSYSCYSILQEDPFSNYLDEVSVYNTLVYPNYPNYFSTVDDREGDFESISKSLMNYKTEISTLEQLDQVGSLATSVTVVNVDDYGAKGDGRDDTEAFKNAWKAACSSSPSVLLVPQNKNYLLKPITFSGPCKSDLTLLIYGTIEASDDQEDYEHDRRYWLVFENIKHFKVEGGGTINGNGNIWWQNSCKVNKELPCNPAPTNCVNVHAFNLMITAPGNSPNTDGIHVTGAKNVLIRNCVIKTGDDCISIVSGSSKVHATDITCGPGHGISIGSLGAGNQEAHVLDVKVDKAKLYGTMNGVRIKTWQGGSGSAKKIKFQNVYMYNVTNPIIIDQNYCDQDEPCKEQYSAVQVQKVMYKNIKGTSASEVAMKFDCSKTFPCLGIYLEDISLVREGGTSAASCENVKWTQTGSVSPLCP is encoded by the exons ATGGGTCTACTAACACAACTACTTCCACTCTTTATGTTGTTATGTTCTTACTCCTGTTATAGCATTTTACAAGAGGATCCATTCTCTAATTATCTTGATGAAGTTTCTGTTTACAACACCCTGGTCTATCCTAATTACCCTAATTACTTTAGCACCGTCGACGATAGAGAAGGCGATTTCGAGTCCATTTCGAAGAGCCTCATGAActataaaactgaaatttctacATTGGAGCAGCTCGATCAAGTGGGTAGTCTTGCAACTTCAGTTACAGTAGTTAATGTAGATGATTATGGAGCTAAAGGTGATGGAAGAGATGACACAGAG GCATTTAAGAATGCTTGGAAGGCAGCTTGTTCATCTTCACCTTCTGTTCTTCTTGTGCCTCAGAACAAGAATTATCTTCTTAAGCCAATTACGTTCTCTGGGCCTTGCAAATCTGATCTCACATTGTTG ATCTATGGAACAATTGAAGCTTCAGATGATCAAGAAGACTACGAACATGATCGTCGATACTGGCTGGTATTTGAAAATATCAAACATTTTAAGGTtgagggtggtggaaccatcaatggaaatggaaatataTGGTGGCAAAATTCCTGCAAAGTCAACAAAGAGCTT CCTTGCAATCCTGCCCCCACG AATTGCGTCAATGTCCATGCTTTCAATCTCATGATAACTGCACCAGGAAACAGCCCTAACACAGATGGGATTCATGTTACTGGGGCCAAAAACGTTCTGATCAGGAACTGTGTCATCAAAACAG GTGATGACTGCATCTCAATTGTAAGTGGGTCTTCAAAGGTTCATGCCACTGACATAACCTGTGGGCCAGGTCATGGGATTAG CATTGGAAGTTTGGGAGCTGGAAATCAAGAAGCCCATGTTTTAGATGTGAAAGTTGATAAAGCAAAACTTTATGGAACCATGAATGGAGTCAGGATCAAGACTTGGCAG GGAGGGTCTGGGAGtgcaaagaaaatcaaatttcaaaatgttTACATGTACAATGTCACAAATCCTATAATCATAGATCAGAACTACTGTGATCAAGATGAACCTTGCAAGGAACAG TACTCAGCAGTGCAAGTACAGAAAGTGATGTACAAGAATATTAAAGGGACAAGTGCTTCAGAGGTGGCCATGAAATTTGATTGCAGCAAGACCTTTCCATGTCTAGGGATTTATTTGGAAGATATTAGTCTGGTGAGAGAAGGAGGAACATCTGCTGCCTCATGTGAGAATGTGAAATGGACTCAAACAGGGAGTGTATCCCCACTTTGTCCTTGA
- the LOC122065262 gene encoding cytokinin riboside 5'-monophosphate phosphoribohydrolase LOG1-like gives MEGDEDTSVISERKGKFKRICVFCGSRTGYKSTFSDAALELGKQLVQRKINLVYGGGSVGLMGLISQTVFNGGCHVLGVIPKALMPHEISGVTIGEVKTVADMHERKSEMAKQADAFIALPGGYGTMEELFEMIAWSQLGIHEKPVGLLNVDGYYNSLLEHFDKGVEEGFIEYSARDIVVSADTAEELIRKMEEYAPLHEKVAPRQSWEVDQLNF, from the exons ATGGAGGGAGATGAAGATACATCTGTGATAAGTGAGAGAAAAGGCAAATTCAAGAGGATTTGTGTCTTCTGTGGGAGTAGAACTGGATACAAGTCTACCTTCAGTGATGCAGCTCTTGAACTTGGAAAACAACTG GTTCAAAGGAAAATTAATTTGGTTTATGGTGGAGGAAGTGTAGGTCTTATGGGTTTAATTTCTCAGACTGTTTTTAATGGTGGTTGTCATGTTCTTGG AGTTATACCTAAAGCTCTTATGCCTCATGAG ATATCAGGAGTAACCATTGGGGAAGTTAAAACTGTTGCTGACATGCATGAAAGGAAGTcagaaatggcgaaacaagCTGATGCTTTCATTGCTCTTCCTG GTGGTTATGGTACCATGGAAGAACTGTTCGAGATGATAGCATGGTCTCAACTAGGCATTCACGAGAAACCA GTGGGATTGTTGAATGTTGATGGATATTATAACAGCTTGCTTGAACATTTTGACAAAGGAGTAGAAGAAGGTTTCATAGAGTATTCAGCAAGAGATATTGTAGTCTCAGCAGATACAGCAGAAGAGCTGATTAGGAAAATGGAA GAGTATGCACCACTGCATGAGAAGGTTGCACCCAGGCAAAGCTGGGAAGTGGACCAATTAAACTTCTAA